Proteins encoded within one genomic window of Triticum aestivum cultivar Chinese Spring chromosome 2D, IWGSC CS RefSeq v2.1, whole genome shotgun sequence:
- the LOC123048313 gene encoding bidirectional sugar transporter SWEET6b-like, with translation MVSADVARNIVGIIGNVISFGLFLSPVPTFWRIYKAKDVEEFKPDPYLATLMNCLLWFFYGLPIVHPNSTLVLTINGIGLVIEGAYIIIFIIYAAKNTRWKMLGVLAIEAAFMAAVVAGVLVGAHTHEKRSMIVGILCVIFGSIMYASPLTIMGKVIRTKSVEYMPFFLSLVNFLNGLCWTGYALIKFDIYITIPNALGTIFGLIQLILYFYYYKSTPKKGKNVELPTVLTKNTVTSGNVSVTVEK, from the exons ATGGTTTCCGCCGATGTGGCCCGCAACATCGTCGGCATCATCGGCAATGTCATCTCCTTCGGCCTCTTCCTCTCCCCTGT GCCAACGTTCTGGCGGATCTacaaggccaaggacgtggaggAGTTCAAGCCGGACCCCTATCTGGCGACGCTCATGAACTGCCTGCTCTGGTTCTTTTACGGGCTCCCCATCGTCCACCCCAACAGCACCCTCGTCCTCACCATCAACGGCATCGGCCTCGTCATCGAGGGCGCctacatcatcatcttcatcatctacgCGGCCAAGAACACAAGG TGGAAGATGCTCGGCGTGCTCGCCATCGAGGCAGCGTTCATGGCTGCCGTGGTGGCCGGTGTGCTCGTCGGCGCCCACACCCATGAGAAGCGCTCCATGATCGTAGGCATCCTCTGCGTCATCTTCGGCTCCATCATGTACGCCTCCCCGCTCACCATCATG GGTAAAGTGATCAGGACCAAGAGTGTGGAGTACATGCCATTCTTCCTGTCGCTGGTGAACTTCCTCAATGGCTTGTGCTGGACGGGCTATGCGCTCATCAAGTTTGACATCTACATCACG ATCCCCAATGCCCTCGGTACAATCTTCGGCCTCATCCAGCTGATCCTGTACTTTTACTACTACAAGTCGACCCCCAAGAAGGGCAAGAACGTTGAACTTCCCACTGTCCTCACCAAAAACACCGTTACCAGCGGCAACGTCTCCGTCACCGTTGAGAAATAA